One Drosophila virilis strain 15010-1051.87 chromosome 5, Dvir_AGI_RSII-ME, whole genome shotgun sequence DNA window includes the following coding sequences:
- the LOC6626889 gene encoding trypsin beta: MPIRWALLHLLLLSTTTVLGASHISRSNNRIVNGIPIPIRDAPWQVSIQALGHHICGGSIISSKTIITAAHCVFYIPAILLQVRTGSKYWNRGGQVINVAQVKRHPNYGTNPTKNDIALVRLDKRLKYSRNSYRIRLAKETPESGAAASVSGWGLQKENASVGSRDLQMASLRIIDRATCQMSKYAVLGNKVAKGMICATSSASDACQGDSGGPLVVDNQLVGIVSWGIGCARKGHPGVYTDVALYREWIFKYMKRRE, encoded by the coding sequence ATGCCGATTAGATGGGCTTTACTTCATCTCCTGCTGCTCTCCACGACGACAGTCCTGGGCGCGAGCCACATTTCACGCAGTAACAATCGGATTGTCAATGGAATACCCATTCCTATACGCGATGCACCCTGGCAGGTTTCGATACAAGCATTGGGACATCACATTTGCGGTGGCAGCATTATAAGCTCTAAAACAATCATAACTGCTGCGCATTGTGTGTTCTACATCCCTGCAATTCTACTGCAAGTGCGAACAGGATCCAAGTACTGGAATCGTGGTGGACAGGTAATAAATGTGGCGCAAGTCAAAAGGCATCCGAATTATGGCACCAATCCCACCAAGAATGATATCGCACTCGTGCGACTAGACAAGAGACTTAAGTACAGCCGGAATTCGTATAGAATTCGACTTGCAAAAGAAACGCCTGAGAGCGGAGCCGCAGCCTCTGTTTCAGGCTGGGGTCTTCAAAAAGAGAATGCATCTGTCGGTTCAAGAGACTTGCAAATGGCTTCGCTGCGTATAATCGATCGCGCGACCTGTCAAATGTCCAAATATGCTGTCCTTGGTAATAAAGTTGCTAAGGGCATGATCTGTGCTACAAGCAGTGCTAGCGATGCATGTCAAGGCGATTCTGGTGGACCGTTGGTTGTTGACAATCAACTTGTGGGTATTGTTTCTTGGGGCATTGGATGTGCAAGAAAAGGACATCCAGGAGTTTATACCGATGTTGCTCTCTACCGAGAGTGGATATTTAAGTACATGAAAAGACGGGAGTAA
- the LOC26531043 gene encoding trypsin delta: MRIRYFYVLLLLFSTMTVLDANRIVNGYPIDIREAPWQVSIQKNGFHFCGGSILSSKIIITAAHCLRNKQIRILSIRAGSKYWKNGGQVVKVAEIKIHNAYYARKHLHDIALMRLAKPIKLGYNAQMISFTSSVPRDGAKAFVTGWGLLKAKSRKRPSILQEVNLRIMNYKRCQRTNYGKNGYYISRQMICAALNSHDACQGDSGGPLVSRKQLVGIVSWGKGCASKGFPGVYTNVAYYSRWLNSEIPKLDIKDNDNAAVSC, encoded by the coding sequence atgagGATCAGATACTTTTACGTGCTACTTCTGTTATTTTCCACGATGACTGTCTTAGACGCGAATCGCATTGTGAATGGATACCCCATTGACATACGGGAAGCACCTTGGCAGGTATCGATACAGAAAAATGGGTTTCACTTTTGTGGTGGCTCAATTTTGAGcagtaaaataataataactgcTGCGCATTGTTTGAGGAACAAGCAAATAAGAATTTTAAGTATACGAGCTGGATCTAAGTATTGGAAAAATGGAGGCCAGGTTGTGAAGGTAGCGGAAATAAAGATTCATAATGCCTATTATGCCAGAAAACATCTTCATGACATTGCATTGATGCGTTTGGCCAAACCTATAAAACTTGGATACAACGCACAGATGATTAGTTTTACCTCGAGCGTACCACGTGATGGTGCTAAAGCCTTTGTTACAGGTTGGGGTCTCCTCAAGGCTAAATCAAGAAAGCGTCCGTCGATCCTGCAAGAGGTGAATCTTCGTATAATGAATTATAAAAGATGCCAAAGGACCAACTATGGAAAGAATGGTTATTATATCAGCAGGCAAATGATTTGTGCCGCCTTAAATTCCCACGACGCATGCCAGGGTGATTCGGGTGGACCATTGGTCTCCAGAAAGCAACTTGTTGGTATTGTATCTTGGGGAAAAGGATGTGCCTCAAAAGGATTTCCAGGCGTGTACACGAATGTTGCATATTATAGCAGGTGGTTAAACTCCGAAATTCCAAAACTTGATATTAAGGATAACGATAATGCAGCAGTCAGTTGTTAa
- the LOC138911378 gene encoding trypsin beta-like translates to MRISYLFVLLLLFSTMTVLDAYRIVNGHPIDIREAPWQVSIQKYGFHFCGGSILSRKIIITAAHCLINMDVKTLSIRAGSRFWKKGGQVVKVAKIKSHNEYLPKKYINDIAIMRLASPLIFGPLAQPITLTSAVPRDGATASVSGWGLLKAKSTKRPEILQAVNLRLMDYKKCQKTNYGRYGYRITRQMLCAALNSHDACQGDSGGPLVSRKKLVGVVSWGKGCAAKGFPGVYTNVAYYKKWLKTEIKDLTNC, encoded by the coding sequence ATGAGGATTAGCTACTTATTTGTGCTTCTTCTGTTATTCTCGACGATGACTGTCTTAGACGCGTATCGCATTGTGAATGGACACCCCATTGACATACGGGAAGCACCTTGGCAGGTATCGATACAGAAATATGGATTTCACTTTTGTGGTGGCTCAATTTTGAGCAGAAAAATAATCATAACTGCTGCGCATTGTTTGATCAACATGGATGTTAAAACGTTGAGTATACGAGCTGGATCTAGGTTTTGGAAAAAGGGTGGCCAGGTTGTGAAGGTAGCGAAAATAAAGTCTCATAACGAATATCTACCGAAGAAATATATTAATGACATTGCAATCATGCGATTGGCAAGTCCACTTATATTTGGACCCCTTGCGCAGCCGATTACGTTAACTTCGGCAGTTCCACGTGATGGAGCTACAGCCTCTGTTTCAGGTTGGGGTCTCCTCAAAGCGAAATCAACAAAGCGTCCAGAGATCCTGCAAGCAGTGAACCTTCGTTTAATGGATTacaaaaaatgccaaaaaaccAACTATGGACGGTATGGTTATCGTATCACCAGGCAAATGCTTTGTGCCGCCTTAAATTCCCACGATGCGTGCCAGGGTGATTCTGGTGGACCATTGGTCTCCAGAAAGAAACTTGTCGGTGTCGTATCTTGGGGAAAAGGATGTGCCGCAAAAGGATTTCCAGGCGTGTACACGAATGTtgcatattataaaaaatggttaaaaacagaaattaaaGATCTGACCAACTGTTAA